One stretch of Glycine soja cultivar W05 chromosome 7, ASM419377v2, whole genome shotgun sequence DNA includes these proteins:
- the LOC114420339 gene encoding NF-X1-type zinc finger protein NFXL1-like produces MTSSSVKNEDEEKGSLAGSSKTEIFRDSAKHSEDYRDMSSQIRRERREWSRVPPQGATRQEWVPRGAAAAAASTNVAQPSNLHSNNNADAGSSNLGVAVAAPSVSRSRSNNHGNDVGSSNQGVAVAALPVSRGRSNNHGNDAGFSNQGVAVAALPVSHGRSNNHGNDAGPSNQGVAVASPPVSHGRSNNPGNGAGSSNQGLAVAAPPVNRGRSKNHGKDSVSSNQGVAVAALGSRGRSNNHGSHWMEMEKDKGSRSGSQVEKGLRVGVRDSSLPQLVQEIQEKLMKGTVECMICYEMVQRSVPLAVSWLSVCEIYLFKVIFSCSSYCLKILGCGNHVCSEICHPGSCVECELLPSRVKTCCCGKTRLENERQSCLDPIPTCSKVCGKLLHCGMHSCKEACHVGECPPCLVEVSQKCCCGSTSRTVECYKTMMENEKFMCEKSCGIKKNCGRHRCSERCCPFSNSNHYNTFSGDWVPHFCSMPCGKKLRCGQHVCECLCHSGHCPPCFQTIFNELACACGRTSIPPPLPCGTPPPSCQLPCSVPQPCGHSVSHSCHFGDCPPCSVPVAKECIGGHVVLRNIPCGSKDIRCNHPCGKTRQCGLHACGRTCHPPPCDNLSGVVQGFKAPCGQTCGAPRRSCRHTCMAPCHPSSPCPDIRCEFPVTITCSCGRITANVPCDVGGSSSNYNADAIHEASIIQTLPVPLQPVDANGKKVPLGQRKLICDDECSKLERKRVLADAFDITAPNLDSLHFGDNSLSSELLLDFFRREPKWVLAVEERCKILVLGKTRGTGTTHGLKVHIFCPMLKEKRDAVRLIADRWKLAITAAGWEPKRFIVISVTPKSKAPARVIGVKGTTTLNVPLPPVFDPLVDMDLRLVVSFPDLPRDTEINSLVLRFGGECELVWLNDKNALAVFHDPARAATAMRRLDYATVYQGAVLVAPNAGALVASSATNAWGGAGAMKGGGALPALKGNSWKKAVAQDSGWEDSWGGEEWIAGSVNIQPSVWKKEAPLAASLNRWNVLEQESSSSLSSTTVRAEVSGKKTENAGEEGGSKEEEKLDAASEVVDDWEKAYE; encoded by the exons GAAGATTACAGAGATATGAGTTCTCAAATTCGGAGAGAAAGAAGGGAATGGTCCAGGGTTCCACCACAAGGTGCTACTCGTCAAGAATGGGTCCCCAGAGgggctgctgctgctgctgcgtCCACCAATGTCGCTCAGCCATCAAATTTGCATTCAAACAACAATGCTGATGCTGGTTCTTCCAATCTAGGGGTGGCTGTTGCTGCTCCGTCCGTGAGTCGCAGTAGAAGCAACAATCATGGGAATGATGTTGGTTCTTCCAATCAAGGGGTGGCTGTTGCTGCTCTGCCGGTCAGTCGGGGTAGAAGCAACAATCATGGGAATGATGCCGGGTTTTCCAATCAAGGGGTGGCTGTTGCTGCTCTGCCGGTGAGTCACGGTAGAAGCAACAATCATGGAAATGATGCCGGGCCTTCCAATCAAGGGGTGGCTGTTGCTTCTCCGCCGGTGAGTCACGGTAGAAGCAACAATCCTGGGAATGGTGCTGGTTCTTCCAATCAAGGTTTGGCAGTTGCTGCTCCGCCGGTGAATCGTGGTAGAAGCAAAAATCATGGGAAAGATTCTGTCTCTTCCAATCAAGGGGTGGCTGTTGCTGCACTGGGGAGTCGTGGTAGAAGCAACAATCATGGGAGTCATTGGATGGAAATGGAAAAGGATAAGGGGAGCAGGAGTGGGAGTCAGGTGGAGAAGGGATTGAGAGTGGGAGTCAGAGACTCTAGTTTGCCTCAATTGGTGCAAGAGATTCAGGAGAAGCTCATGAAAGGTACCGTGGAGTGCATGATTTGCTATGAGATGGTCCAGAGGTCTGTGCCG TTGGCGGTGTCCTGGTTGTCAGTCTGTGAAATTTACCTCTTCAAAGTGATTTTTTCTTGTAGTTCCTATTGTCTAAAGATACTTGGTTGTGGTAATCATGTCTGTAGTGAGATTTGTCATCCAGGAAGCTGTGTGGAATGTGAATTGTTACCTAGCCGGGTTAAGACATGCTGTTGTGGGAAAACAAGGTTGGAGAATGAACGCCAGAGTTGTTTGGATCCGATACCTACCTGCTCGAAAGTATGTGGCAAGCTGCTTCATTGTGGCATGCATAGTTGTAAAGAGGCATGCCATGTTGGGGAGTGTCCACCTTGTTTGGTTGAAGTTTCACAGAAGTGCTGTTGTGGCTCAACTTCCCGAACTGTGGAGTGCTATAAGACTATGATGGAGAATGAGAAATTTATGTGTGAAAAGTCTTGTGGGATAAAAAAGAATTGTGGAAGGCATCGATGTAGTGAAAGGTGTTGtccattttctaattcaaatcaTTATAATACCTTTAGTGGGGATTGGGTTCCTCACTTTTGTTCCATGCCATGTGGAAAGAAGCTAAGGTGTGGCCAGCATGTGTGTGAATGTCTGTGTCACAGTGGTCATTGTCCACCTTGTTTCCAAACAATCTTTAATGAATTGGCTTGTGCTTGTGGTAGGACTTCAATACCTCCTCCTCTACCATGTGGTACACCGCCTCCCTCATGTCAGCTTCCATGCTCAGTTCCTCAGCCATGTGGTCATTCAGTCTCACACAGTTGCCATTTTGGAGACTGTCCTCCTTGTTCAGTGCCTGTTGCAAAAGAATGTATTGGCGGGCATGTAGTTCTTAGAAACATACCTTGTGGTTCGAAGGATATTAGATGCAATCATCCCTGTGGGAAGACCAGGCAGTGTGGTTTACATGCATGTGGCAGAACATGTCACCCTCCACCTTGTGATAATCTATCTGGTGTTGTGCAAGGTTTCAAAGCACCATGTGGCCAAACATGTGGTGCTCCAAGAAGAAGCTGCAGGCACACATGTATGGCTCCTTGTCACCCTTCATCTCCATGCCCAGATATAAGGTGTGAATTCCCTGTTACAATCACTTGCTCTTGTGGCCGTATAACGGCAAATGTTCCTTGTGATGTTGGTGGTAGCAGTAGCAATTATAATGCTGATGCCATACATgaagcttccattattcaaacATTGCCTGTACCTCTTCAACCAGTTGATGCAAATGGCAAGAAAGTTCCCCTAGGACAAAGAAAGCTGATATGTGATGATGAATGTTCTAAGCTGGAACGCAAAAGGGTTCTCGCGGATGCTTTTGACATTACTGCTCCAAATCTGGACTCTCTCCATTTTGGTGATAACTCTCTTTCTTCTGAATTGCTTTTAGATTTTTTCAGGCGTGAGCCAAAATGGGTTTTAGCTGTTGAGGagagatgcaaaattttagtaCTTGGCAAGACTAGAGGAACAGGAACTACACATGGTTTAAAAGTCCACATCTTTTGTCCCATGCTGAAGGAAAAAAGAGATGCAGTGAGGTTGATTGCTGATAGATGGAAGCTTGCAATCACTGCTGCCGGCTGGGAGCCAAAGCGATTTATTGTAATTTCTGTTACCCCAAAATCAAAGGCCCCGGCTCGTGTGATAGGGGTTAAGGGTACTACAACTTTAaatgtgcctcttcctcctGTATTTGATCCGTTGGTTGACATGGACCTGCGACTTGTTGTCTCATTTCCAGACTTACCAAGGGATACTGAAATTAATTCCTTGGTTTTGAGGTTTGGTGGCGAGTGTGAGCTTGTTTGGTTGAACGACAAGAATGCTTTGGCTGTTTTTCATGATCCTGCTCGAGCTGCAACTGCGATGAGGAGGTTGGATTATGCAACAGTTTATCAGGGAGCTGTTTTGGTTGCCCCGAATGCTGGGGCATTGGTGGCATCTTCAGCTACCAATGCCTGGGGAGGagctggggcaatgaaaggagGAGGAGCGCTGCCAGCATTGAAAGGTAACTCATGGAAAAAGGCTGTGGCTCAAGACTCTGGTTGGGAAGATTCTTGGGGTGGTGAAGAGTGGATTGCTGGTTCTGTGAATATCCAGCCATCTGTTTGGAAAAAGGAAGCACCTCTGGCTGCTTCTTTGAATCGTTGGAATGTCTTGGAGCAGGAATCGAGTTCAAGTTTGTCGTCTACAACTGTTAGAGCTGAAGTTTCTGGGAAGAAAACTGAAAATGCTGGTGAAGAAGGTGGCTCAAAGGAAGAGGAAAAGTTGGATGCAGCTTCTGAAGTAGTTGATGATTGGGAGAAGGCTTATGAATGA